Sequence from the Aquimarina sp. Aq107 genome:
ACTAGCCTAGAAACTAATAAAAGAAGTAATTATGAATTAAAAGGTAAGATAATCCCGAATACTAAAAATACGACTCCATATTGGTTAAATAGCAAAGGTACTTTAGGAATGTATAGTGTAAATGATCAAAAACTTATTGGGACTCCAGAAACTGAGCATCAAACTAAAGCTATTTTTAACATTGAAATTGGAGGAGTTATTATTCCATATCTTAAAGACATCGTTTACAAAACTAATGACCCTGTAAAAGGAGAAGTTTATAAGCCTTTCGAAATAATCCCAACAGTTTCTGCTAGCATAAAAGATAAAGTGATTATTTATGCCAATAATCCTTCAAAACAAATTCCTATAACACTAAAAAGTTCTGAATCAAATATTAAAGGAACGATATCACTAAAACGTCCTGAAGGATGGAAAGTATCACCGGAAAAAATAGATTTCAAACTAGCTCAAAAAGGCGAAGAGAAAACAGTAATTTTTACGTTAACCGCTCCACAAAACCAAAGTGAAGGGTATATTTCTCCACAAGTAAATATAAATGGAAAGACATATTCCGATGAAATTATAAACATCAATTATGATCATATCCCTTATCAAACAGTAGTATTACCTTCTGAAACTAAAGTAGTACGATTGGATATAAAGAAGAAAGGACAAAATATTGGTTATATCGAAGGTGCTGGTGATGTTGTTCCAGAAAGTTTAGAACAAATTGGGTATAAAGTAACTACCATTTCCCCGGAATCAATTGCTCTAGAAACTTTACAAGCATTTGATGCTATTGTTATTGGAATAAGAGCCTACAATACCGTTGAAGAACTAAAGTTTAGGCAAAAACATTTGCTTGAATATGTCAAAAACGGTGGAAATTTAGTAATTCAATACAACACTAATAGAAGATTAAAAGTTGAAGATAATCTTGGCCCTTATCCTTTAAAACTATCTAGGGATCGAGTTACAGATGAAAACGCTACCATAAAACTTTTAGCAAAGGATCATGCTGTACTAAATACTCCAAATAAAATTACCAATAAAGATTTTGAAGGTTGGGTACAAGAAAGAGGTCTATATTTTCCTAATAAATGGTCCGATGAATACGTTCCTATTATCGCTGCAAATGACAAAGGAGAATCCGAAAAAAAGGGAGCTTTGTTAATTGCTAAATATGGAAAAGGATATTACGTATATACGGGTCTTAGCTTCTTTAGAGAGTTTCCTGCGGGAGTATCTGGAGCTTATAGGTTATTTGCAAATATGTTATCTTTAGGAAAATAATATGTAATATGAGAGATTCAAATACCAAGATAGTTTGGAAAAAACTATACTCAATTGTATTAATTGCTAACGTATTGTATTTGCTTTTCTTTTATTGGATAACTACTGCTTTTTCCTAAAAACAGTAAATAGACCCTTAAAAGTTTACCATATACTATTATTTTTCTAATACTTACCACATACAACTAACATATGCAACTTATAGATTGGATCGTATTAATAGGAACTCTATTGTTTATAGTACTCTATGGAGTTTGGAAAACTCGTGGCAGCAAAAGCGTACAGGACTATATTCGTGGAGGAAATGAAGCAAAATGGTGGACTATAGGGCTTTCTGTAATGGCAACACAAGCATCTGCTATCACCTTTCTTTCTACTCCTGGTCAAGCGTTTCATAGTGGAATGGGCTTTGTCCAATTTTATTTTGGTTTGCCTATCGCGATGATCATTATCTGTATTGTATTTATTCCATTATATCATAAACTAAAAGTATATACAGCTTATGAATACTTAGAAAGTAGGTTTGATTTAAAAACTAGAACTATAACTGCATTTTTCTTTTTAATTCAACGAGGATTAGGAGCCGGAATTACAATTTTTGCTCCAGCAATTATACTTTCTGCAGTATTAGGTTGGGACTTGACAACATTAAACATAATTATTGGAATATTAGTAATTGCATATACCGTATCTGGAGGTACAAAAGCTGTAAGTGTTACCCAAAAACAGCAAATGGCGATTATTTTCACAGGAATGTTTATTGCTTTTTTTCTTATAATAAGCTACTTACCTAATGACATAACCTTTTCTAAAGCTCTAGAAATTGCTGGAGCTAGCGGGAAAATGGAGGTATTAGATTTCTCTTTTGACCTAAGTAATAGATACACCGTTTGGACTGGTATTATTGGAGGTACATTTTTGATGCTCTCATATTTTGGTACAGATCAAAGCCAAGTGCAACGTTATCTCTCCGGAAAATCTATAAAAGAAAGTCAGTTAGGGTTATTATTTAATGGGTTACTGAAGATTCCGATGCAATTTTTTATATTACTAGTTGGAGTCATGGTATTTGTATTTTATCAATTTAATTCCGCTCCTCTTAATTTTAATCCTACTGCTTCAGTAGCTGCAGAAAATTCGGAATATGCGCAGGAATACAAAGAATTGGAAAATAAACTATCAGAAATTCAAAATTATAAAGAGTCTTCAATTAAAAAATACATTGGTGCCACTAATGATAAGGAAAAACAAGAGGCTAAAGAATTGATTGTAGCGCTAGATAAATCTGATAAAAAAACAAGGCAAACTGCTAAAGAACTAATTAAAGAAGCAAATTCTGACGTAGAAACAAATGATAAAGATTATGTTTTTATACATTTTATTTTAAACAATCTTCCAAAAGGATTAATTGGATTATTATTAGCTGTTATATTATCGGCAGCTATGTCTTCTACGGCTTCAGAACTAAATGCATTAGCATCCACTACTGCTATTGACTTATACAAACGAAATGTTGGGGAAGAAAAAAGTGAAAAACACTATGTCAATGCTTCTAAATTCTTTACTTTAATATGGGGATTATTAGCAATTTTAGTAGCCTGTTTTGCTAACTTATTTGATAATCTTATACAGTTAGTAAACATTATTGGCTCCGTTTTTTATGGAAATGTTCTTGGTATCTTTTTATTAGCTTTCTTTATAAAGTTTGTAAAAAGTAATGCTGTTTTCGTTGCAGCAATTGTAACCCAAGTGATCATCATTTATGTTTGGTGGCAGGATTGGCTTCCTTTTTTATGGCTTAATGCGCTAGGATGCGGAATTGTAATGTTTTTGGCAATCTTGTTAGAGATGTTCATTCCAACTAGCGAAATTGAACTAGAGTCCGAATAAACTCTAAGAAATTAGATCTATAGTTATACTAAAAAAACTTATTACTCTTATTAAGTGTAAGACAAAGACCATATAAAACTTTTTAAATACAGTTTAATAAAAAATCCACGAATAATATTCGTGGATTTTTTTCTTTCTTGATAACTTACTTACAATATGCTACACTAGAAATTCTAATAACAGCAGAATCGCAATATCTATAAATTACATTTTGACATCCTTGTCGTTCTTCTCATAATTAAATAGATAATCTATATCCATCTCCTTAACATCTCCTAGTTTATTCAATGCATTCATATCTACATCTTTTTTGTTACCTATCACCAGAACATTGTAATTTTCACCTTTAATATTTTCATTAAAAAACTTCTTCAGGTCTGCTAATTCCATATTCTTAATGGTATTATACATCTCTTCTCTATTATCATTATCAATGCCTCTTTTCTTAAGGTTTTCATAAGTCCAGAAGATATTGGATTTCGTTATACGTTGCGCAGCAATTTTCTTTAATGTAGCTTCTTTAGCTTGATTGAACTGCTCCTCTGCTTCTGGCATATCCGTCATTAACTCCATCATTGCATCTACTGCTTGTGGCATTTTATTTGCCTGTGTACCAACATAAGCCATCACATAATCTGATTGACCCACCTCTCTAGCTTGACTATAACTAGAAAATGCAGAATAAGCTAATGATTTAGATTCGCGTATTTCCTGAAACACAATAGATGATAATCCACTACCAAAATAAGTGTTGAATAATCTAGAAGCTGCCATCTTTTTAGGATCAAACTCTGCTCCTTTTGCTAATAAAAGCATTTCACTCTGCACCATATCATAATCCACAAAATATACGTTCCCTCCAGTTTCTTTTTCTAAATATTGAGTCTTCTCTGGATACTCTAACAATTCTGATTTTACGATATGATTTTTATCTAAAGAAGCTATCGCTCCATTAACATCATTACCATAATAAAAAATACGTTGTTTAAAATTGCGCAATTCTTTTACCTTATCTACAAGTTCTTGTGGATTCATTGCTTGTAATTCCGAAGCTGTATAAATATTACGTAAACGTGAATTCTCACCATATTTTCCATAACTCATAAGTCCATTCCAAAAAATGTTACCCTTTTGAGTTTTATTATCCTTACGCCCTTTTAAAACTTTATCCACATATTTATTATATGTTTCTTGATTAGGTACTGCATTATTCCATAAATCTTCTAATAAAGTTAAACCTGCATCAAGGTTTTCCTTTAATCCAGAAATCCCAACATACGTTTTATCATCAGCAGTAAAAACATTGTAGCTCACACCAATTTTATAGAATTCTTGTTTAAGTTCCTCAGGCGTATATTTACTCGTACCTAAATAATCCAGATAACCAGCCGCTAAAGACATTTTTGGATCATGATCTTTACCCATATCAAAAATGATATTAAGACTAAATATATCATTATTAGGGTTTTCTATATGTGATACAGTTAACCCACTATTTGTTTTGTTCTCCTTAATAGCGGTTTTGTAATCGATAAACTGCGGAGATAAACTAGGTGCTTCTAACTTATTAAATTCTTGTAAAAAATTAGATTCCTTGTCTCTATTAAGCTCAATAGGTGTAATCCCAGGATTCTCTACTTTTACAATACTTTTATCTTCACCTTTAATCTTATGAACTTCTACATAGTTATTACCATAAAGAGTATTCGCAAAAGCTACTACTTGCTCTTTTGTAATCTCCTTCATATTATCCAACATCGCTAAGCGACTTTTCCAATCCTGGAAACCAATAAATGCATCCAAATAAGAATATGCAGTAGAAGATGCGTTTTCATATTGTCTAATTTGTGATAAACGTAAGTCGTTCACAACAGCATCCAACAACCATTCTTCAAATTCACCTTTTTTAACCTTCTCAATTTGAGCTAATAATAGATCTCTAACTTCATCTAATGTTTGATCTTCTTTTGGGGTTCCATATAACAAATGGAATCCATAATCATTGTCAAAATTTGTAAATGACGAAGCATTTTGAACTAATTGCTTTTGATTTAGATTTAAATCGATCAATCCTGCTTGAGAATTTGCAAGCATATAATCTATAAGAGTTACTATAACTTCTTGCTCAGTTCCTTTGCCTTCAGTTCTAAAAGCTACATAAATAGACTCAGCTGTAGGTCCATATACTTCTTTCTTAACAGGAGTTGCAAGTGGCTCTAATTTTTCGAATGTAGGATGCGAAACGTCTTTCTTTTTATATGATCCAAAAGATTCATTTACCTTTTTTATTGTAGTATCAAAGTCAATATCTCCAACTAATATTACTGCCATATTATTTGGCACATAATATTTATCAAAATATGCATGAATTGCCTCCATCGAAGGGTTTTTAAGATGCTCTGATATTCCTATTGTAGATTGTGTACCATATGGGTGTGTTGGATACAAACCTTCTAATACTGCAAAATACTGCTTACGTCCATCACTATCTTGCCCTCTATTAAATTCTTCATATACCGCTTCTAATTCTGTGTGAAATAAACGTAAAACTAACTTACTAAAACGCTCACTTTCTACAGTTAACCACTTATCTAATTCGTTGGTTGGTATTTTATTTACATATACTGTCTGCTCATTAGATGTAAAAGCATTTGTTCCTTCTGCTCCTAATGAACTTACCATCTTATCATATTCGTTGGCTATAGAAATCTTAGATGCTTCTTGAGAAATCTCATCTATCTTCTTATATATTTCTTTTTTCTTTACAGTATCTGTTTCTTTTTTATGTGCTTCATATAAATCCGAAATTTGCTTTAGAAAAACATTCTCTTTTTCAAAGTCTTGTGTACCTATTTTATCAGTCCCTTTAAAGACCATGTGCTCTAGATAATGAGCCAAACCTGTATTGTCAGAAGGATCATAAGTTGACCCAGCTCGAACTG
This genomic interval carries:
- a CDS encoding pitrilysin family protein encodes the protein MKSLKSLLLLCLVVLLSNCKNSSNQEKTSEKELKVETHTDPAGFSYETVSNDPTGLRLYTLDNGLKVYLGKNQEEPKIQTLIAVRAGSTYDPSDNTGLAHYLEHMVFKGTDKIGTQDFEKENVFLKQISDLYEAHKKETDTVKKKEIYKKIDEISQEASKISIANEYDKMVSSLGAEGTNAFTSNEQTVYVNKIPTNELDKWLTVESERFSKLVLRLFHTELEAVYEEFNRGQDSDGRKQYFAVLEGLYPTHPYGTQSTIGISEHLKNPSMEAIHAYFDKYYVPNNMAVILVGDIDFDTTIKKVNESFGSYKKKDVSHPTFEKLEPLATPVKKEVYGPTAESIYVAFRTEGKGTEQEVIVTLIDYMLANSQAGLIDLNLNQKQLVQNASSFTNFDNDYGFHLLYGTPKEDQTLDEVRDLLLAQIEKVKKGEFEEWLLDAVVNDLRLSQIRQYENASSTAYSYLDAFIGFQDWKSRLAMLDNMKEITKEQVVAFANTLYGNNYVEVHKIKGEDKSIVKVENPGITPIELNRDKESNFLQEFNKLEAPSLSPQFIDYKTAIKENKTNSGLTVSHIENPNNDIFSLNIIFDMGKDHDPKMSLAAGYLDYLGTSKYTPEELKQEFYKIGVSYNVFTADDKTYVGISGLKENLDAGLTLLEDLWNNAVPNQETYNKYVDKVLKGRKDNKTQKGNIFWNGLMSYGKYGENSRLRNIYTASELQAMNPQELVDKVKELRNFKQRIFYYGNDVNGAIASLDKNHIVKSELLEYPEKTQYLEKETGGNVYFVDYDMVQSEMLLLAKGAEFDPKKMAASRLFNTYFGSGLSSIVFQEIRESKSLAYSAFSSYSQAREVGQSDYVMAYVGTQANKMPQAVDAMMELMTDMPEAEEQFNQAKEATLKKIAAQRITKSNIFWTYENLKKRGIDNDNREEMYNTIKNMELADLKKFFNENIKGENYNVLVIGNKKDVDMNALNKLGDVKEMDIDYLFNYEKNDKDVKM
- a CDS encoding PIG-L family deacetylase; this encodes MRKLLSIIVFSALFINVAEAQQPKKPNSVEIHEAIKKLNFLGSVLYVAAHPDDENTRLISYMANQVKARTAYLSLTRGDGGQNLIGPEIRELLGVIRTQELLAARNTDGGEQIFTRANDFGYSKHPDETLAIWDKKEVLNDVVWAIRKFQPDVIINRFNHRTPGSTHGHHTSSAMLSVEAFDLVADKNVYPDQLKYVDTWQPKRLFFNTSWWFYGSREKFEKADKSNLLEFDTGIYYPDLGLSNTEIASLSRSQHKSQGFGSTGTRGAQTEYVELIKGELPKDKTNIFDGIDTSWNRVKGGKAIGDILYQVEKDFDFKNPAASVSELIKAYQLIQALENDHWKVIKTKEIKEIITAVTGLYIEAVATEAYTTPNSDVTIKIEAINRSNATIQLKSIDISSIGIIENIGTSLETNKRSNYELKGKIIPNTKNTTPYWLNSKGTLGMYSVNDQKLIGTPETEHQTKAIFNIEIGGVIIPYLKDIVYKTNDPVKGEVYKPFEIIPTVSASIKDKVIIYANNPSKQIPITLKSSESNIKGTISLKRPEGWKVSPEKIDFKLAQKGEEKTVIFTLTAPQNQSEGYISPQVNINGKTYSDEIININYDHIPYQTVVLPSETKVVRLDIKKKGQNIGYIEGAGDVVPESLEQIGYKVTTISPESIALETLQAFDAIVIGIRAYNTVEELKFRQKHLLEYVKNGGNLVIQYNTNRRLKVEDNLGPYPLKLSRDRVTDENATIKLLAKDHAVLNTPNKITNKDFEGWVQERGLYFPNKWSDEYVPIIAANDKGESEKKGALLIAKYGKGYYVYTGLSFFREFPAGVSGAYRLFANMLSLGK
- a CDS encoding sodium:solute symporter; translation: MQLIDWIVLIGTLLFIVLYGVWKTRGSKSVQDYIRGGNEAKWWTIGLSVMATQASAITFLSTPGQAFHSGMGFVQFYFGLPIAMIIICIVFIPLYHKLKVYTAYEYLESRFDLKTRTITAFFFLIQRGLGAGITIFAPAIILSAVLGWDLTTLNIIIGILVIAYTVSGGTKAVSVTQKQQMAIIFTGMFIAFFLIISYLPNDITFSKALEIAGASGKMEVLDFSFDLSNRYTVWTGIIGGTFLMLSYFGTDQSQVQRYLSGKSIKESQLGLLFNGLLKIPMQFFILLVGVMVFVFYQFNSAPLNFNPTASVAAENSEYAQEYKELENKLSEIQNYKESSIKKYIGATNDKEKQEAKELIVALDKSDKKTRQTAKELIKEANSDVETNDKDYVFIHFILNNLPKGLIGLLLAVILSAAMSSTASELNALASTTAIDLYKRNVGEEKSEKHYVNASKFFTLIWGLLAILVACFANLFDNLIQLVNIIGSVFYGNVLGIFLLAFFIKFVKSNAVFVAAIVTQVIIIYVWWQDWLPFLWLNALGCGIVMFLAILLEMFIPTSEIELESE